A stretch of Mustela nigripes isolate SB6536 chromosome 6, MUSNIG.SB6536, whole genome shotgun sequence DNA encodes these proteins:
- the ZNF438 gene encoding zinc finger protein 438: protein MQNSLSVPPKDQGESHISSGPIQSGKGLQNKSQFRTIAPKIVPKVLTSRVLSCHSPSLSDQVNPGPSINAKPLGVPAQNYALMQVAGQEGTFSLVALPHVASAQSIQKPRLPLPENIKLPIPRYQPPRSNKGSRKKPIQSSSETGAGIPPAQTHASPSPLDHPEPPHKAGLLEQVTSRDQAPAGISTAAPTDQGGPGDSPPLVTSDRGDTSPPATPPSSTPEELSGKQDLAKPSGKANLVTKKTCSKPSSIAGEKLKEQVDLAKAMTILSPAVFGNTVQLISPVPRGKLPILPYARMKTAEVCKGPSDINTANSSLSGLRAVCDQTASITEGFHAATKTVGKAPAPQSSKQSPCESTFCPATRLDLGHKAKLNSGAAKRRVRKRKVSEEMLAFQGKRRKCLINKCKDSKERVKTDPQESRDQKPGALKKYRSIMPKPVIMVPALAPLASPAGVLQPHAPSSLGHDVLFSNPLTPKYLGWKQDGGTSPKPNSTLRNGFPSLKKPWHRCHVCDHHFQFKQHLRDHMNTHTNRRPYSCRLCRKAYVRSGSLSAHMRLQHGENRLKKLMCCEFCAKVFGHVRVYFGHLKEVHRVVISTEPSPGERQPGDSPRNRGLGARGTEGSEERENKSSLEEDLLLTQADEVKLQIKCGRCQIIAQSFAEIKFHLLYVHGEEIQGRLQEEILPGSRGTPEELMKYAAPFWKQHPERRKLLHKHSPPEEEFPAFPKLKRQLCLYPQKDMEILRKAEGAQAGPSEAGVAPWAPAGPNPHVPLLLSHSGLNCILCTQTLPRKEELLLHWEQQHNCENPSKLWTILHTVCPQGVIGLSDKPEQ from the exons GCGAATCACACATCTCTTCCGGACCGATTCAGAGTGGGAAAGGTTTACAGAATAAAAGTCAGTTTAGGACCATTGCACCAAAAATCGTGCCCAAGGTCCTAACATCCAGAGTGCTATCGTGCCATTCCCCATCACTCTCTGATCAGGTGAATCCAGGACCCTCCATCAACGCCAAGCCACTGGGAGTACCTGCCCAGAATTATGCCCTGATGCAGGTTGCTGGACAGGAAGGGACGTTTTCTCTCGTTGCTCTGCCACACGTTGCCTCAGCTCAGTCAATCCAGAAGCCCAGATTACCGCTGCCTGAAAACATTAAACTGCCTATTCCTCGATACCAACCTCCAAGAAGTAACAAAGGATCAAGAAAGAAACCCATTCAGAGCTCCTCTGAGACTGGTGCTGGCATACCTCCTGCCCAAACCCATGCGTCCCCCTCCCCGCTTGACCATCCCGAACCCCCGCACAAAGCTGGTCTGTTGGAACAAGTGACGTCACGAGACCAAGCCCCAGCCGGCATTAGCACAGCGGCACCAACCGACCAAGGTGGCCCCGGGGACTCTCCACCTCTAGTGACCAGTGACCGTGGAGATACGAGCCCTCCTGCCACCCCACCATCGTCGACACCAGAGGAGCTTTCTGGCAAGCAGGATCTCGCAAAGCCTTCAGGCAAAGCTAACTTGGTGACCAAGAAAACCTGCAGTAAGCCTTCTTCCATTGCTGGTGAAAAGCTTAAAGAACAAGTTGATCTTGCAAAAGCCATGACCATTTTATCACCCGCTGTTTTTGGCAACACGGTTCAGCTGATCTCTCCAGTCCCCAGAGGTAAACTGCCAATCCTCCCCTATGCCCGGATGAAAACAGCGGAGGTGTGCAAAGGTCCGTCGGATATTAACACAGCAAACAGTTCTCTGTCCGGACTCAGGGCCGTCTGTGATCAGACAGCTTCCATCACGGAGGGCTTTCATGCAGCCACCAAAACAGTTGGCAAGGCACCTGCTCCACAATCGTCAAAGCAGAGTCCCTGTGAGAGCACTTTTTGTCCCGCCACCAGACTGGATCTAGGCCACAAAGCCAAACTGAACAGTGGGGCAGCGAAGAGAAGAGTACGGAAACGGAAGGTATCAGAGGAAATGTTGGCATttcaggggaaaaggagaaagtgtCTCATTAATAAGTGTAAAGATAGTAAAGAAAGAGTGAAAACCGATCCCCAGGAATCCAGGGACCAAAAACCCGGGGCTCTGAAGAAATACCGCAGCATTATGCCAAAGCCGGTGATCATGGTGCCTGCCCTGGCTCCCCTGGCTTCTCCGGCAGGCGTGCTTCAGCCCCAtgcccccagcagcctgggacATGACGTTTTGTTCAGTAATCCACTCACTCCTAAGTACCTAGGCTGGAAGCAGGACGGTGGCACGTCCCCAAAGCCCAACTCCACCCTGCGGAATGGCTTCCCCAGCCTCAAGAAGCCCTGGCACAGGTGTCACGTGTGCGACCACCACTTCCAGTTCAAGCAGCACCTCCGAGaccacatgaacacacacaccaACAGACGGCCATACAGCTGTCGCCTGTGCCGCAAGGCGTACGTGCGCTCGGGCAGCCTGAGCGCACACATGAGGCTCCAGCACGGCGAGAACCGTCTGAAGAAACTCATGTGCTGTGAGTTCTGCGCCAAGGTGTTCGGTCACGTCAGAGTCTACTTCGGCCACCTGAAAGAAGTGCACCGGGTGGTCATCAGCACGGAGCCCTCCCCCGGAGAGAGGCAGCCGGGGGACTCGCCGAGGAACAGAGGCCTGGGTGCGCGAGGAACTGAGGGATCCGAGGAGAG gGAAAACAAGTCAAGCCTGGAAGAGGACCTCCTCCTTACCCAGGCAGATGAAGTCAAGTTACAGATCAAATGTGGCCGCTGTCAGATCATTGCCCAGTCTTTCGCCGAAATCAAGTTTCACTTACTTTACGTCCACGGAGAGGAAATTCAGGGCCGGCTGCAAGAGGAGATCCTACCAGGAAGCAGAGGCACTCCGGAGGAGCTGATGAAATATGCTGCTCCCTTCTGGAAACAGCATCCTGAGAGAAGAAAGCTGCTTCACAAGCACAGTCCCCCTGAGGAGGAGTTTCCCgcatttcccaaactgaaacGGCAGCTCTGCCTTTATCCCCAGAAGGATATGGAAATCCTCAGAAAGGCTGAAGGAGCCCAGGCAGGACCCAGCGAGGCAGGTGTGGCCCCCTGGGCCCCTGCGGGTCCCAACCCCCACgtccccctgcttctgtcccACTCGGGCTTGAACTGCATCCTGTGCACACAGACATTGCCAAGGAAGGAAGAACTCCTCCTGCATTGGGAGCAGCAGCACAATTGTGAGAACCCTTCCAAGCTGTGGACCATCTTACACACGGTCTGCCCCCAGGGAGTGATCGGACTTTCCGACAAACCTGAACAATGA